ATGCTTGGTCTGAGATATAGAATTTCAGTATTTAGGGATTTGGAGAACTGAAATGGTAAATGTTATGCTGTGTGATTCAAGTGTAGGTGCTCATATTTATAGATGAGCCAGTCATAGTTACTAGTCTGGCAATGTAGTTACAGACTTAAAGTAATCCTAAGAGAACAACTAAATTGCATCATTAATAAGTCTCTCCCATCTTCCGACCAAGTTAGGCACATTCTTGTTGGATTACTATGGACTGTCTTACTTTCACCATATTTAATAGATTTAATAATTTACGGAGTTTCTAATGTTGAACAACCAAAccacttgtttttttataatacaaatTGATTTCTAATTTTGTTGGCTTATACTTGGTTTACATGGTAAGTTGGTTAAGTTTCAAGATGCAAttttatggttttttattttttttatttcaggTTGTCAAACATAGAAAGCCAAAGAACATAACCCAACATTGGGTCCACTATGCATGTGGTGCTGTTGGTCTCTCAGTATGCTCCCTTTGGCTCTTGCGTCATAGTAGTTTGATGGGAAGTTCTGATCTTGATAATTGGATCCAGGAAGCCAAGGACTCTACAGTTGGTTTTTTTACGGATCATGTAGAACAACCGGTAcatttctttatcatttactaGACttgctttcttttttccttttttacccCTGGTCCATGAGTTAGTAATTTTGGGCAAAATAAAGGGGACGTGAACTCAGTCATATCCTTACAAGATAGGAGGTGTGGCTACCAATACCCATTGTTCAATATTTTTAACCTCATGGTGATTATAAATATCTGTTGGTAATTACCATCAACAAAATAGgattcctaaaaaaaacttcttGAGCAATGAACTAATATCTATTTCTTATATCTTTTTTCTCCATACTTCTTATTCCTATTACTTAAAGTAGGATACCACAATGCTTAAGGTTTTCAAATCAACGCAGGACGGAAGCATATGGCTTGATATTTTCTAGTAAATGACCTAGAAAGCACAAGGTAGAGGTTGGATCCACCCGAAACAACGAAAGTCCTTCAATAACCATTTAAAACTggaacattgttttttttttttttaacaagaaaactGGAACATTGTTAATTCTTGTTTGAAATTAAGCCTACAgtagttttatattttattaatttcctGCTAGTATTCATTCCATTAAAATTATCTGAACTCTGAAAACCTCCAATTGTATTAAAAATGTCCTTCAAACGAAGTTGCAAAACAGTCATAAAATTTGTGTTACTGCTTATCCCCTTTATTTGTACATCATAGTTCATAATTTCATATATAATTCTGATGCAATCAATATGCAGATTTTGTCCATCAGAGATGAACTTTTTGAGACGTTCAGGAAGAGGCATCAAGGTATCATGGACTTTGAAGAGGTGCGGTTGACTTCCAACTCACTACACAGGTAATTGGTTTTCAAATACACTGTCTTTGTTTGTTCTAGATTTGAATAATAAATCTGTATACAACCTCCATGCAGTAATATCTTTTTAGCATAATCGTTTACCAGTTTGCTATATATATGTTAGTAATGCTATTAATGTATACACCTTATAAGAGTTCATTATCTTGAGCTTGTATGGCTGATCTTTTTAAtataagggttaattaaataaatggtccctataaatgttcagaatttcatttttagaacctacaaaataaaactacacatttttgtccctgtaaaattttccgtcagcatttttagtccctgtagaATTTTccgtcagcatttttagtccctgtaaaattttccatcaacatttttagtccctgccAAAATTTTCCGTcagcatttttggtccctaaaatgctaaaggaaaatgtcacatggactaaaagtgtgattttattttgtagagactaaaaacaatattctgaatatttatagggaccatttacttaattaaccctttaaaaattatctcttatttatcattagttactttttattttaaaaatttgatcgAATCATCAATATTTTATCTTTGCGGTCAAATATACATAGATATCATAAATAATAATGAACAATTTTGCATAAAAGTGACTGAAAATAACTGACAGAAGAATGACATACTTAAATTGGAAAAGGCAACAGCAATTTAATAATTGAATTTACATGATTCAAAAGCACTTTGCCATTAAGAAAATCCAGTATACAATCAATGTATGTTATAGTGACTATTATGCAGAAACTTGTGAATCATGGAAGTTGGAACATTGTTTCTGGGTTAATATGTTACTATGCAAATCCAGACTTCATTCATAACAGAATAGGCATTCGTGCAAGTTGATAAATCGTGTTTGAAAGGTTAATTATGCTTGTGAAACTTTTGGCACCTGGAAATTTCTAATGAGTTACATCAAGTTTCTTCTGTGGTTTAATTGTAGAGACTGATTCTATGTAAagaaaatttaatctaaaaaagttaattgaaaaaTGCATCAACTATTTGTCAGTAAAAGAATTTCATTAGAAAAAGGTTTCATATTGAAAGTTATACAATGAATGCAGGATGCAAAATTTTCTAATCTTGGGCATGTAATGTACTACAGTTACCTACTGTGATCATTTTAGAATGTTTTCAACCATTTATTTTTACCGTGAGTGGGAATATAATTCAATATCTGTGTCTGAAGAATTTTCAATTCGTAAGGAATGATATACATATGTTTGTTAAGTCACCAGCAGCAAGGACACTTTGGGGATAAATTGCCTTCTAAGTATCAATTATTGAGTTATTCCTGTACGGCTAAAACTTGTATTAGCACCTAATCGTGGATATCACATTCTGACCAAAGTACTTTATGTACATGATATTATTCAATGGCATGCTAGTTACTTGGATATTGCTTTCTTTGTAACTTTTAAAGATTTTTGTGCAGAATGTTGTTGGCTTTCAGTGAGCAGACAAAGGGTCAGAAATCTCCAGTAAATGCCTCAGATCAGGAAATGCTTGAGATAGTCATGGACAGGTGATTTAGGGTTTTCATATGCTGATAAGATAGTAATTTGGTAATTGTGAATTTGAAGTGCTAATATAGATATATGGATCCGGGAGTGAGCAGTTTTCCACAGCATTATAACGTAGTATTCATTATATGTTGTCACTAGCTTGGTTTTCTAGATTTAGCATCATAATGGGTCTCCAATGTCCATGCCAATTACCTTGATGGGAGTGGGCTGTGAAGGCACTGCCCACTTTATGTTAGCTGTTTCATAAAGAGCAATTGATTCTGACATTGACATTAGATGATTGTAAATTGTAATGCTATGTCTTTTCCTAATTTCGATGGCATTTAATGCCTTGGGTTGTGGGTACATAGGGGAGCTCCCCTAGAcaaattattttactaaatgTGCTATCACAATATAGTaccttaaggctttgtttgcgagtttggagagGGGGGGGGGGAAGGCTTCGAGGGGTGGAAAATATGAGGGAAAATGAAgaaatctttcaatttttttaaaagagtagtttttAGAGAAggataaattaatgcatatcattactatattttaattttaaaaacaatataacaacatagattaaatttgaagaattcatataaaccccccaaaaccctcctccaatataattttttagttcccccaaatgaggagggtttagtattatgaagaaaagttaaccccccaaagccctcccctcccctcccattttcctctatttctttcacttgctcattccttttttcccaagccttcccctccaaactcgcaaacaaaagCCTAAATGTTTTCCTTCTGTTTGTTTTcgaatataaattttcaagttgaaTTGATTTAATGATATTTGGAAATTCAACGATATGtattagaaattatttttgtttattcttgTCCTCATCTCTATATCATCTATTTGTGACAAAGAGAATTGACATCCTCTGTTCATAGTTATCACTTTGATTCTTGTATTGTTAATGTTTAGCGTAAGTGTTATGATCTAATCTATTTTATGGATAAATGTAGGTATGAGAAGGAACTAATGCATCCTATTCAAAACCTTCTCAATGGAGAGCTAGCTCGGGCTATGCTTATTCAGgtaatttaattcaaataatACAGGTAACATGATGTATGTAGGGTAGATAGATATTCAATAGTGCTCCTCTGGACAGGGTACTCACCTGATAAATTGTACTTCTTTAGGTGTAGTGCTTTGACTCAAACTAAGATACACTCTGAATAAAGAAGGGTATATTATTAATCTTTAAAATAGTCTAAAAGTTTACACAGGCCTATTTATCGACCCAGCAAAGGCAAAACAACCTAGTAATTTTTCCTATTTAAAGCTGGGATAAGATAAttcaaaatagaataaaattccTAAATATTAGTACTAGTTAAAAAGCAAGAAATAATCTCAAATTAAAAAtcctaaataaataataaaactaaataCCCAATCTACATCACTACATCTGTTTGCATTGTTTTAGCATAACTCATAATTATAACTTTTCACTGTTACAGGTTCAGAAGCTGAAACTGGATATCGAGACGTGAGTTTTCCCaatcttaaaatttatatcaatatttCACATTGTTTTAGGTTCTCACAATTATATTTTGGTCAGTGCAATGTTGGAGCTGAACCAAATTCTACGGGCAAATGAAATCAACTTTGCTGTACTGGCTGCTTTACCTGCCTTCTTTATCTCCCTTCTACTCATTATGTTAGTACGGGCATGGTTCAAACAggtaattttcaattttttttgttatttgaacaaatGACAAACTTATAATAGATAGAAGTCCAGATGTAATATTGTAATTCTTTATTTAAGATACCTTTTACCGACTCTAAATTAAGTGAACGAAGTGTGGATCTTGTTCAGAGTGAACCCTGCACCATGTAGTAATCAAAGTGAATACAGGAATAAGATTGTTCGGAAGGGAAAGTATGCTTGCAAGTTACAGCATGTAACTCTTGAACATATTGCCACATCTCTATGTATTCTTCCCTTCACCTGTAGTTCCTCTATCGTCTCAGTTTTCTTCTTACTTGTCAACTGTGTTGCAATTGACCATCCCAAGCTTTTTGTTGTTAGAATTAGCCACATTGTTCACATGTTAATATCTCTTAACTGTATAGAATTAGAAATTAGCTACTCAATCACATCCTTGAGCATTCATTAGAATTAGTCACATTGTATAATTTCCAATGATTTTCCGAAATATGTGTTAAACTTTATCTGATATTCTGCTTGGTAAATCAGGATACAAAAGCCGAGGGAAGAGGTAGAGTTGCTCGGATTCAAAGGAGGCTACTTGTTGTAGAGGTTGAGAGAAGGATTATGCAGCATCAAATTTATGTAGAGCAAGGGTTGGTAAGAAGCTCTAcctgactttattttatctagtTCTCCTCAAAATGAAGTTTTCAAGTCTATAATTGCACACCATTCTGTGCAAGAATACTCATGACGATGGATTTTATTATGCTCTCCCACAATTTAACACCATTAGAAGTTATTAAATGATACAGATATGACACCGGATTCTTTGAAATAAATTGTTCCCCTTCCAGGTGTATAAATTGAGAACAGTTTTATTTTGagatgaaatgaaagaaaaaatatgaccACTGGAATCAAGTTTTTTATATTCTTGCTGCCAAGTTCTCAACTCAAACACTGACAAGCAAAAGTTTCTCCTTCTCTAATTTAGTACTTTATTCTTAATGGAGGCTGTTTAATGTTGGTAATGTTTTTCGTGCTTAGTTACTGCTTGACTTGAGAAGCCGATGTTTGGATACAAATTAGATCTAAGTTGTCTTTTAAAAATCTCATGATTTGGTCTTTAAATCCTCCAAATAGAATAGAACACCAAGCATGATATACTCAATTGTTATTGACAGTctctatatttaattttaattatgagTGAATGAACACTGTTGAGTGTTGACATCCCCTCATCTTGAATATGTGGGAGGATTTTCACTGGTCATTCATTTGCTTACTCTCAGTGTACttctgattttattttactagttCACCCAATAGTTTGCCATGACATTGAAGTTCTTGATGTATGGAATATGTACTTATCTCTATTTCAATAATTTAGGGAAAGGAGGTTGGCTCACAAACAGTGTTTCGTTAATTTGGAATGACATGCATTCTTAACAACTAATAGAATACTGACAATATATCTCCGTTACAGGAGAGAGATGCACACTATATGTTGGGGTTGATACTTTATAGCTTGGATCGCCTATACAGTTCAGTCAAGAGGCACGCAGAAGCTTCTGGAGAGTGGCAGTGGTAAGTTTTAATTTCTCATGTCTGGTCACCATTTTGTAAGATGGATTTAGATTTTATGTTCCCTGGTATTTTGGGGCATTGGAGAATATGATTATTGACATTTAATATTATGAACAGTTTGCGACAGGATATAATTGATTTGGCTAGACCTGGCCTGCAAACTTCACACAAGCTCGCTGTGACATCACGCATTATTAAGGTCTACGACTGCTTGCTTCCAGTTCTCAGACCCCGGTAGCGAATTTTCCCTTGTTAAAGATGGTTCTCTTGCTCCTTTGAAACCCAATTTTTGTTGTAAATGCTATGCCCTAGCTTTATTTGGTAGCTAAGGGTAAAATCGTTCATATGTTTGTGTATATTCTGAGGCACGACAATGGTATTGAATTGAGTACTTAAACGAACTCTGTTGGTTCTACCGGGTTATGATTTTCAGACCATAATTCCTGGTCAGAAAACGCTAGGTCTGCTTATAAGAATATAGATTTTAATAttgatcatattttattttgttctacGTTAGAATATTGTGTATATGAAGAAGGAAAAGTATTTCCCCCCCACTAGCTAGCATGCAGGTAAAACGACTCACCAATAAGTTAAGATGCTCGGAGAAGGGTGATAAATGAGGTAGTATCCAGTATCCGCTATGAAGAGCTCGTCTTCGCATTATAAGTTGTGTGAATTTTTgtacatattttaaaatttcatgatTATGCATAATTAGTACAAATTATCTTGGTTTAATTAAACCTTTAATCTTTTTATACCTGCCAGTTTTTTTATCTGCTCTTAAATATGCGCAAAATGGTTTCATTtggtctttcttttttcttttctctctataGGTTTTCTTCGTTGGCGGTAATTTTATTCGAGGCGCTATTGATGATTAAAAATTGGATGCAGATAAGGTGAAAGATTACCTTAATACTATTATTAAAATGCTAAAGTGAGAGATATTAACTTTTATAGTGGAGATTTTATAAACTAGAGCCGAcgagtaatgttttttttttttatttatcaatttacCGAACAGGAAATCAAACTAAAAGGtcaaattaaataaactttacattttttaaatttagcacAGTCGTCAATTTTTTTCTCAGTTAAGAGAATCATTTTCGCATAGGATTTTAGAAATTGATTCAATTTAATCGTGAGGGGTAAGCAGCTCGTTCTTTAGTCTTTGCTATTGTTTTAGAgaacttaaaagaaaaacaatgtgTAGTTGCTTGTTTGATAATTTGTTCACTAATCAATCATAAAACGATTTGGATCCTCTCATATTTGAATTAAACATGCGGTAGTTATGTTCATTTCAGTGTTAAAATTTAGGTAAGTTTTTAGATATTTTGGAGTTTGGTTGAATACAGTTCTCACGCtgacaaaatttgtttaacatttgaatttattttaagtaaCTAATATAGTAAATTAAGATGGAGCATTGTGCAACGTACAATACACTAAAATATACATCAAAATGGTGGGATTCCTTTTCAAACTCATGCAGTAGTTTTTGTACATAgaactacctttttttttatatatatatattgaatgattggataaataatataaatccGACCAAACTTCATAAATACCATCATATTGAATGTTCatctaaaatttatttgattttacaaCTTAAAGAAATATAACTGGGacctaataaaatttattattttgtaaaaaaaaaagttattggtGAGACGGTGAACATGaccaaataaattattgaatcaAACATGAGAGAATTCTTTGTCTAACTAAGGTATTTGAACCACAGATAAATTATTCTTTATCAGTACAAGAAGACAACTAAATCACGTAGATTTTCCCCTATATTTAGTACAAAAAGAATAATCGAAAATTGAAACACAGATAAAAATAgctattcaatttcaaatgaaaaactTGAAAACTAATGAAAATCACGATGTTTAACagtaaaacaataataaaaaaattgaaacagataaaaatagctattcaatttcaaatgataTAACTTGAAAACTAATGAAGATAAGGATGTTTAACGGTCTCTAGTTTCTGTTTTAAAATGTGTGATGATGCAGTTTAATAACTACAAAAACAAACTGTTAATTTCTGGTATTATTGTTATACCATATGAATATGATTATTCGTTAATGATATGTAGCTGTTAAAAATGTCACACCCATGCATAATAACGTAATTGGTTACAAATGAAGTAGTTATATTAAATACACATCCTGTTACttgttcaaattaattaaatttgtttacaATCTTGCActcttcaattcaattcatcatTCCATTCTCCTTGTGTTTTTGAAGACATAATGAATCAGGACAAAGCAGAAAAATTTACAAATATGATATTAGCCCGAACAATTTTTCCACGTTCATCTATTAATACAACAGCCTCAGATCCTGACGGCAAATTTTTAGTCTTAAATGTTTGTATTGACATGCCACCCAAGGTTGTATCTAATGGCAATTGGGCTAATCATGATCAAGCTGCAATGCCTATGCAATCCACTTTGCCATTGTTAGAGCTTCAAATTCTCACAATCTTTGCCATTACTCAATGCTTTCATTTGGTACTTAAACGTCTCAGGGTCCCTTATTTCGTTTCACAAATCatggtaataataattcttatgCATTTCACACTTCTTTTTTTCTCTAGCTAGTTTGACATGTAAATTGAAAACATATAAACACAATTTTCATGGCATAGATCTTTAGGGAAATTCATTTGAATGAATATCAAAACTAatgaaaacaactttttcttctttgtttttaaaaaaaatatgatagtattaatttttttcaatctaTGTACTTATTTAAAAGGTTGGAGTAGcaatgaaaacaaattaaagacaTAGAAACATGAAATTCATCTATAATTTCGTTACcaaggttttgatttttaggAAACGTTGCTAAGTATTACACACAACAAAAATTAGAACAACATCAAATTATTCTTCTCTATTTTTCGTTGTTAATTCAACTTTTTCTAAAAgaaatgatttgatgagatacttgttacattttagttgttatttaaaaatatatttattttcatggcGTCAAAATTAATGATACATAAATTTTGCAGGCTGG
Above is a genomic segment from Medicago truncatula cultivar Jemalong A17 chromosome 5, MtrunA17r5.0-ANR, whole genome shotgun sequence containing:
- the LOC11434267 gene encoding protein DGS1, mitochondrial; this encodes MAVVPSETESSLNRNLPSLFYSDFLRNRFSAFHFSPSTFFSSLTSAFRSSRRRECLPLPLPSNYLDSSMNYSNASRVHAVLEDVLERVLTNMHRIQKNLQFWQSIAQKSDNRKAYFMVFERGPRAFIGETVKLLRGRAAQDSSLQNICQSASDYVNERVTVLSFLRCSLAIFLAQIYVEVDKVGEELITDPEHKLPSLLVTINELFSTLEASIGHLHAVRQSDSSVDGTYSIPLLFEKLPEINQDGSQWTDCEIRDAISSVYQNLDKLESYICSLVVKHRKPKNITQHWVHYACGAVGLSVCSLWLLRHSSLMGSSDLDNWIQEAKDSTVGFFTDHVEQPILSIRDELFETFRKRHQGIMDFEEVRLTSNSLHRMLLAFSEQTKGQKSPVNASDQEMLEIVMDRYEKELMHPIQNLLNGELARAMLIQVQKLKLDIETAMLELNQILRANEINFAVLAALPAFFISLLLIMLVRAWFKQDTKAEGRGRVARIQRRLLVVEVERRIMQHQIYVEQGLERDAHYMLGLILYSLDRLYSSVKRHAEASGEWQCLRQDIIDLARPGLQTSHKLAVTSRIIKVYDCLLPVLRPR